The window GCCGGAAAAAATTGCCGCCTCATCACCGCCGGTACCGGCACGAATTTCCAAAAACACATTACTGGAATCGTTAGGATCGCGAGGCAGTAATAACGTCTGCAATTCCTCTTCCAGTTCGTCACGGCGCCCTTTGGCGCCCGCATATTCTTCCTGCGCCATTTCACGCATATCGGCATCGCCGTCTTTCAACAATGCCTGCGCCTCTTCAATATCCTCCAGCGCCTGCTGGTAGTCACCGTAACATTTGACCACCGGCTCCACTTCCGAGTATTCCTTGGACAAGGCGCGAAACTTATCCTGATCACTGATGATCTCACCATCACTGAGTAATGCCCCCAGCTCTTCATGACGATCAACCAGATGATCCAGTTTATTAACAATAGATTCTTTCATATCGATTTAATTACTCTTTATCATTCACATTCGGTTTTTCATCGCTAGCTAAACCGAATAAATCATGTGCCCAGCTGATTAAGTCTTCACGCCCGGCGACACTGGCTTTTTTCATTTCTATACTGGGCTTATGCATAAACTTATTAGTGAGATTACGCGCCAACTGGGTTAATACCTGTTCAGCGTCATCACCTTTAGCTAGTAACTTTAAGGCTTTTTCCAGTTCAATATCACGGGCCTGCTCTGATTGGCTGCGATACTGTTTTAATGTTTCTACCACGTTTAAGGATTTTAATTGCTGTAAATAATTTTCAATGCCGGCAGCAATAATTTTGTCAGCTTTGCGTGCTTCTGATTCACGGCTACGTTTGTTTTCATCCACAATTTCGGTGAGATCATCCACCGTGTATAAATAAATATCGTCTAACTCACCCACTTGCTCTTCGATATCTCTTGGCACGGCAATATCAACCATTAAAATCGGTCGGTGCTTGCGCATTTTTAATGCGTGCTCGACTGCGCCTTTACCCAATATAGGTAGCTGACTAGCGGTAGAAGTAATCACAATATCCGCATTGATTAGCTGCTCAGGGATTTCCGATAGCAGTACGGCTTCGGCACCGAAACGCTGTGCTAATTCTCTGGCGCGTCCCAGCGTTCGGTTAGCCACCACAATGTCATTCACACCATTTTCTGATAAATGTCTGGCGACTAACTCAACTGTTTCACCTGCACCCACTAACAAAGCACGGGTTTTTGATAGATCAGAAAAAATATGATGCGATAAGCTCACCGCCGCATAGGCTACCGACACAGGATTTTCACCGATGGCAGTATCCGTGCGTACTTTTTTTGCCACCGAAAATACGTGGGGGAAAATGCGCGAAAACTCACTACCCACCGACTCCGCTTCCTGCGCCACCACAAACGCAGATTTCATTTGTCCGAAAATCTGCGGCTCCCCCAACACCATTGAATCCAGACCACTGGTCACCTGAATCATGTGATGCAGGGCCTGCTGCTCATGGTAGGCATAATAATGATCGTTTAATTCGGTCAAAGGAATGTGATGGTAGCCGGCCAGCCAGGCCAGTAACTGTTGCTCGGCCTCAACACTATCCACCGCCAGAATAGCGAACACCTCGGTACGATTACAGGTAGACAAAATCACTACTTCATTGACACCAGCATCCTGCATGGCATCTGTCAGTGCCTCCGACATTTGCTCAGGCGCAAACGCCACCCGCTCACGCAGGGCTACCTGGGCTGATTTATGATTAATACCTAACGCGATTAATGCCATAGAACGGTCTAACAAACTCCGAAACTGGCAGCCTGACTGCCCAAGTGTGACGACAACATATAGACGTTCACACTTTATTAATAGTAAAAAGGGAGTAACAGAAAGGACTCACCACCCCCAACACGGGGCCAAAGAGACGAATTATGCCACTGCTGAATCCCAAAAAGCGCACAATTCTAACAAGTAAGCGATAAAAAGTGGATTGCTAAGGTCCAAAGCTTTGCACTCAATGACTATTGCCGTCATCATATCGGCTGAATAATTAGGATCAACGTGGAATGCACATCACCAATTCACCAGCTTACTCTAACCAGTATCGCCTAACTCTCCAGCACTGTTCATCGTTTTTGCCAAAACACTATTGGCGACTTGCGTTGATCCCAATGCTATTAATCCTAGCCAGCTGTGCAAGCGCACCCGCACCGCAAACAGCAGACGTAGCAACAGAAAAACAAGCCACCATAGCGACAGATAGCGCTGAAATACCCAGCCGTCCATTCCCCGGTGATAGCTTTCATGATTTGCTGGTGGCTGAATTTGCGGTGCGTCGCAGCCGCTACGATTTAGCGCTGGGCAATTATCTACAACAAGCGCATCAGACTCGCGACCCCGGCGTTACCGCTCGCGCCACCAGGCTGGCACAATTTCTTAATGCCGATAATGCA is drawn from Oceanicoccus sp. KOV_DT_Chl and contains these coding sequences:
- the hemA gene encoding glutamyl-tRNA reductase, yielding MALIALGINHKSAQVALRERVAFAPEQMSEALTDAMQDAGVNEVVILSTCNRTEVFAILAVDSVEAEQQLLAWLAGYHHIPLTELNDHYYAYHEQQALHHMIQVTSGLDSMVLGEPQIFGQMKSAFVVAQEAESVGSEFSRIFPHVFSVAKKVRTDTAIGENPVSVAYAAVSLSHHIFSDLSKTRALLVGAGETVELVARHLSENGVNDIVVANRTLGRARELAQRFGAEAVLLSEIPEQLINADIVITSTASQLPILGKGAVEHALKMRKHRPILMVDIAVPRDIEEQVGELDDIYLYTVDDLTEIVDENKRSRESEARKADKIIAAGIENYLQQLKSLNVVETLKQYRSQSEQARDIELEKALKLLAKGDDAEQVLTQLARNLTNKFMHKPSIEMKKASVAGREDLISWAHDLFGLASDEKPNVNDKE